The genomic DNA ACCAAAATTTCATAACAAACCAAATTACGGTTCGTGTTTTTGGTTGACGCGTGCATCAGTGAAAGCGGCCTCTGTCAACCGCGCTGGGACGTCAAGAGGTTTGAAGTCCACAGCCCTCGTTGAGAAGCTTGCGAATCTGGCCCACGTTCCAAAGCGCCAAGCGGCCGCCGAACTTCAGGGGCGATGGCCACAGCCCCGCCTTCACGCGGCGCCACACCGTCGCGCGTGAGCAGCCGAAAAGCGCCATGACCACAGGGAGTCGGACATTCGCCGAGTCGGGCAGTTGGTCGAAATAGCGCAGCGACTTCGGCACCACCGGCGTGCTTGCCACGCCATTGGTGTTTACAGCATTGGTTGAAAAAGCGGCCGCCATCGAGGATGCGGCAGCGGCTGCGGTGTGATTGCTCATCATGTGAACTCCATACAGCCCTCGGGGCCACGACATGTGGCACTACCGAAAGCTACTAGTGGTTCACATCAGAAAAATGAAACGGTGCTCATTCACAGAAAAAATCGTTGCAAAGCGCCTGTTTATGAGGGGTTTGAGGCAAGTGATGGATGAATATGGATGTACGATGAATGCTCTATGCCTTGGCGCTTTCGACCAGTGGGCGTCTGCCGGAAGATTTGAGGTGCAGTGCGCCAACGCCTGTGGCGTCTTGAAGGACACTGAGAAGGAGGGTGTGATATGCGCGATGACGAACTGATGCGGGCCCAAATCGAGACTGATTGGGACGCCGCGGCTTGGTCGCTAGCCGAGGTCTTCAACGCCTTTTTACTGCGTGAATTCGAGGTGCTGGATAGGTGCTCCCGAGAGATCGTCATTGCACTCAATCAAGATGCAGCCTATGAGAAAGCGGGGGGCGTGCTCGCTTGGGTGCAAAAAGCGCTACGCGAGTTGATCAAGCGCGAAAAAATGACGGTGGACATGGAGATGAAGCTGCACCCTGCCGTGTGGCTGCGGCTACTGCATTTCGTGGGCGAGCGTGCGGGGCTGCGTTTCCAAATCATGGATGCCAGCTATGGCAAGTGGCGAGATTCACATGGCAATTCGCAGCTTGTCGTCAAGCGCCAAAATCCTGACACGGGGAAGTGGCGCTCTTATGCCATGGATCTGTTCTTGCTGCAGGGTATCGAAGAACTGAATCTGAAGGTTAGTTACAAGTGGAGACTGCGTCGCGTTGCTAAGCGCACCCTAGCCACCGCTGCCAAGGTCAAGAAGGCGAAGCCATTAAAACGCGTACGCAAAGCAACCTTAGAAGATCGCATCGCAAATGTCGGCAAGGAGGTTTGCCGCAACGTGGCAGCCATGCTGGCAATGTCGAAAGAGCAACACATACCTCGCCTGTCGCCGATGTGCGCCACCATGCGCGCGAAGGCACCGAAGGGCGAGCACCGTGCGTATCAGTACCAAGGAGCAGCCTTGGCGCTCGCCAGGCACCTTAAATCTCTGAACAATTCGCCCGTCTCCACCCGTTCTGATGAAGTCGTGGCGAAGGCTGTAAGGCTGTACGTCAAGTGTTCTTGATTCAACGCCTTGGTAAGACGGGCTGCACCAGCATTCTCATGCCCACCACATTTGCACGCTGCTGACTGCTCAACCCCCGGACCCCATCTCCGCAAGATTTTTATGATTTAATTTTGCATCAATGTCATTGATGCTGTTTCTATTGAAAATCAAAAGATGTTCTGATACATTTGCGTCATGTCGATTGACGCAATAATTTCAAGCCTAGGGGCGCTGGCCGTTGTTAAGAGTGGCTATCCTTTCCGCGGCTCCATTGAGGAGGCTGCCGACGCGCACGTCCTGGCTGTTCAGATGAAGGACGTTGACCCCGAACATGGGGTGTCTTGGTCCGGCGTCACGCGCACCGCACTCGCTGGTAGAAAGCAGCCGGATTGGCTCAAGGCGGGCGACGTGCTGTTTGTCTCCAAAGGTGCACGCTTCTACGCGGTCTGCATCGACGAGCCACCCAACCAAGCAGTGTGTAGCCCGCACTTCTTCCATCTCCAGGTTGCCCCACAAACACCTCTGCTGCCAGCCTTCCTGGCGTGGCAGATTAATCAGCCACCATTCCAGCGCCAGCTTCAACAGGCGGCAGAGGGCAGCAGCCAACTGAGCATCCGCCGCCCGGTGCTGGAATCGCTATCGCTTTCAGTGCCATCGCTGGCGGACCAGCAGCGCATCGTTGCCCTGACCGACCTCGCGCGTAGCGAGCGCCACGCCCTCCACCAACTCATTCACAACCGCGAGCGGCAACTTCAAGCGCTCGCCGAAGGCCTCGCTCACACCGCACAGGCCGCCCGTTGAACATCTCAGGAAATTCAAGACCATGAACGACATCGCCATCCAGACCGTATCCACTTCAAGCTCAACGGTCAGCCAGGATGACATCAATGCCGCCGTCTGGGCCGCATGTGACACCTTTCGCGGCACCGTAGACCCGAGCATCTACAAGGACTTTGTCCTGACCATGCTGTTCCTGAAATACGTGTCGGACGTCTGGCAAGACCACTACGACGCCTACAAAAAGCAGTACGGCGACCACCCCGAACTGATCGAGGAAATGCTCAAGAACGAGCGCTTTGTGTTGCCCGCCAGCGCCAGCTTCTACGCACTGCACACTTTGCGGCACAGCCCCGGCAATGGCGAGCGCATCGACAAGGCCCTGCACGCCATCGAGGAAGCCAACATTACGAAACTGCGCGATGTGTTCCAGGACATCAGCTTCAACTCCAACAAGCTGGGCGACGAACAGCAGAAGAACGACATCCTGCGCCACCTGCTGGAAGACTTCTCCAAGCCTGCACTTGACCTGCGCCCCAGCCGCGTTGGTCAACTCGATGTGATCGGCAATGCCTACGAATTCCTCATCAAGAACTTCGCCTCCACCAGCGGCAAGAAGGCGGGCGAGTTCTACACCCCACCCGAGGTGTCCTCGCTCATGGCGCGCCTGATGGCACCGCAAGAGGGCGACGAAATTTGCGACCCCACTTGTGGCTCCGGCTCGCTGCTGATGAAGTGTGGTCGCCTGATCCGCGAGAACACAGGCTCGCGCAAGTACGCGCTCTATGGGCAAGAAGCCATTGGCAGCACCTGGGCCCTGGCCAAGATGAACATGTTTCTGCATGGTGAGGACAACCACCGCATTGAGTGGGGTGACACCATTCGCAACCCCAAGTTGCTCGACAGCGCAGCCAGCCTCAAGCACTTCGACATCGTGGTGGCCAACCCGCCTTTCAGTCTGGAAAAGTGGGGCTTCGAAGGGGCCGACGCCGACAAGTTCAGCCGTTTTCGTCGGGGCGTACCGCCGCGCACCAAGGGAGACTACGCATTCATTCTGCACATGATCGAAACCATGAAGCCCGGCACCGGCCGCATGGCCGTCGTCGTTCCGCACGGCGTGCTTTTCCGTGGCGCGGCCGAGGGGCGCATCCGCCAGAAGCTGATCGAAGAAAACCTTCTCGACGTGGTGATTGGCCTGCCTGAAAAGCTCTTCTACGGCACGGGTATCCCAGCCGCTGTGCTGGTGTTTCGCAAGAACAAGGCGGATGACAAGGTGTTGTTCATCGACGCCAGCCGCGACTATGAGGCAGGTAAGAACCAAAATGTCCTACGGGAAGTCGACCTGCAGCGCATCCTGAGCACAGCCCAGGCAAGGCAGGGCGTTGATAAATACGCCTACCTTGCCACCCCAGCTGAGATCGCCGAGAACGACTTCAACCTCAACATCCCACGCTATGTGGACACCTTCGAGGAAGAGGCTGAAATCGACCTGATGGCAGTGCGCAAGGAGCGCGAACAGCTCAAGGCTCAGTTGGTGAGCTTGGAAGCTCAGATGGCCGTGTACCTCAAGGAGCTGGGCTATGAGTGAATCCACGCCAGTGCCAGGAGCTGAATTCCTGCTGTACGAAACCGAAGACGGGCGCACCCGCGTGGAATGCCGGTTTGTGGATGATTCGCTGTGGCTGTCGCAAGCGCTTATGGCGGATCTGTTTCAGGTGTCTGTACCCACCGTCAACGAGCATCTGAAAACGCTGTTTGCCGATGGCGAAATACAACCCGAGGCAACTATTAGGAAATTCCGAATAGTTCGCCAGGAGGGCGCTAGGCAGGTCAACCGCCAGATCGACTACTACAGCCTGGAAGCCATTTTGGCCGTTGGCTACCGCGTGCGCTCAGCCCGTGGCACCCAGTTCCGTCGTTGGGCCACCGAGCGTCTGGGCGAGTACCTGCTCAAGGGCTTCACGCTGGACGACGAGCGCCTGAAGAACCCGCCTGTGGGTGATTCCGTGGTGCCCGACCGCTTTGGCGAACTGCTGGAGCGCATCCGCGACATCCGCGCCAGCGAGCGCCGCATGTACCTGCGTGTGCGCGAAATCTTTGCCCTGGCCGCCGACTATGCCCCCACGCTGCCGGAAACCACCGCCTTCTTCCGCACCATCCAGAACAAGCTGCACTACGCCGTGTGCGGCCAGACAGCGGCTGAAATCATCCGCACCCGCGCCAACCATACCCAGCCCAACATGGGCCTCACCACCACCCGCAAGGGTCAGGTGCAAAAGGCCGATGTCAGCGTGGCCAAGAACTACCTGGCCGAGAGTGAAATCAGCGAACTCAACCGCATCGTCACCATGTGGCTGGACTTTGCCGAAGACCAGGCCACGCGCCGCAAAGAGGTTTTCCTGAAAGACTGGGCCGAGAAGCTCGACGCCTTCCTCAGCTTCAACGACCGGCAAGTGCTGGTGGGCGCTGGCAAGGTGTCGCACAAGCAGGCAGTGGCCCATGCGCAGGGCGAGTACGAGCAGTTTGCTGCTCAACGACGCGCGGCGCTAGAGGCCGACGGTGAGGCGTATGCCGTGCGCATGCTGGGCATGGGTTCAACGGATGAAAAGACCCTTACCGAACTGGGACAGGTAGCAAAACGGCTGACGAAGAAGAAGGGAGGGCGCGATGCTGCCTAAAGGTTGGGGTCGTCGCCCCCTTCATGAGGTTGCCGAAGTACGAACTGGATTGGCGAAGGGCAAGACAGGTTTGCTTGATCCGGTGGAATTGCCATATCTACGGGTAGCCAATGTGCAAGATGGTTTTATTGATCTCGCTGAGGTCAAGAGCATTGCTGTAGAACGGCTACAGGTTGAACGCTACTCGCTAAAGCGGGGCGACAT from Acidovorax sp. T1 includes the following:
- a CDS encoding helix-turn-helix transcriptional regulator, which translates into the protein MSNHTAAAAASSMAAAFSTNAVNTNGVASTPVVPKSLRYFDQLPDSANVRLPVVMALFGCSRATVWRRVKAGLWPSPLKFGGRLALWNVGQIRKLLNEGCGLQTS
- a CDS encoding virulence RhuM family protein — encoded protein: MSESTPVPGAEFLLYETEDGRTRVECRFVDDSLWLSQALMADLFQVSVPTVNEHLKTLFADGEIQPEATIRKFRIVRQEGARQVNRQIDYYSLEAILAVGYRVRSARGTQFRRWATERLGEYLLKGFTLDDERLKNPPVGDSVVPDRFGELLERIRDIRASERRMYLRVREIFALAADYAPTLPETTAFFRTIQNKLHYAVCGQTAAEIIRTRANHTQPNMGLTTTRKGQVQKADVSVAKNYLAESEISELNRIVTMWLDFAEDQATRRKEVFLKDWAEKLDAFLSFNDRQVLVGAGKVSHKQAVAHAQGEYEQFAAQRRAALEADGEAYAVRMLGMGSTDEKTLTELGQVAKRLTKKKGGRDAA
- a CDS encoding restriction endonuclease subunit S; this encodes MSIDAIISSLGALAVVKSGYPFRGSIEEAADAHVLAVQMKDVDPEHGVSWSGVTRTALAGRKQPDWLKAGDVLFVSKGARFYAVCIDEPPNQAVCSPHFFHLQVAPQTPLLPAFLAWQINQPPFQRQLQQAAEGSSQLSIRRPVLESLSLSVPSLADQQRIVALTDLARSERHALHQLIHNRERQLQALAEGLAHTAQAAR
- a CDS encoding type I restriction-modification system subunit M: MNDIAIQTVSTSSSTVSQDDINAAVWAACDTFRGTVDPSIYKDFVLTMLFLKYVSDVWQDHYDAYKKQYGDHPELIEEMLKNERFVLPASASFYALHTLRHSPGNGERIDKALHAIEEANITKLRDVFQDISFNSNKLGDEQQKNDILRHLLEDFSKPALDLRPSRVGQLDVIGNAYEFLIKNFASTSGKKAGEFYTPPEVSSLMARLMAPQEGDEICDPTCGSGSLLMKCGRLIRENTGSRKYALYGQEAIGSTWALAKMNMFLHGEDNHRIEWGDTIRNPKLLDSAASLKHFDIVVANPPFSLEKWGFEGADADKFSRFRRGVPPRTKGDYAFILHMIETMKPGTGRMAVVVPHGVLFRGAAEGRIRQKLIEENLLDVVIGLPEKLFYGTGIPAAVLVFRKNKADDKVLFIDASRDYEAGKNQNVLREVDLQRILSTAQARQGVDKYAYLATPAEIAENDFNLNIPRYVDTFEEEAEIDLMAVRKEREQLKAQLVSLEAQMAVYLKELGYE